The Desulfobaccales bacterium DNA segment GCGGCGCCGGGAGCGTGAGGGGCTATCGCTTCAATTACCTGGGCCCCAGAAACGAAGCCGGCACCCCCGTCGGCGGCGAGGCCATCCTGGAGGGCAATGCGGAGCTGAGGGTGCCGCTCTATAAGGAATTCCAGGGGGTGGTCTTTTTTGACTTCGGCAATGTCTATTTCCGCACCCAGGAGGTGGACCCGGGGCACCTGAAGTATGCCGCCGGCTGCGGCCTGCGCTACCGCACTCCCATCGGGCCCGTGGGGGTGGATCTGGGGTTTCCGTTGAATCGCCAGGATCCCCGGCAGGATCCGGCTTTTCGCCTGATTTTCAGCATCGGGCAACAGTTTTAAGAAGTTCGGGGTGCAACAGGGGGATAGCCAGGATTGTTTCTCATAGGGCAAAGGCAGTGTGAGGGGAAAAGGCCATGCGGTGGCTGAAGATGGCGGCCCTGGGTGTGGGGCTGCTGACGGTGCTGGTGGCCGCGGGTCTGGGACTGGCCCTGCGAAGTGAAGCCATCTGGACCTGGGGTGGGCAGCGGCTAGTGGCCTTAGCCCAGGAGCGGCTGTATCCCAGCCTGAGCGTGGCCGAGGTTAAGGGGCATCCCCTCACCGGCCTCACCTTCACCGGCATCCGCCTCACCGCTCCGGAAGGGGAGGTCCTCCGGGCCGAGCGGCTGGAACTCACATTTTCCCTCTGGTCCTTTGTGCGGCTGCGGCCCATCCTCTCCCGGGTGGCGGTGTATCAGCCCCAGGTGCAACTCTGGTGGGCGCCGGACGGCCAGGTGAACCTCAGCCGGGTCCTCAAACCCCGGCCGCCGCCGCCTTTCCGTTCCCTGGATTTTCCGGAGGTTGTGGTATCCGGGGGGGAGGTGACCGTCCGCCGGGACGGGCGGCTTCAGCGGTACGGCCCCGTGGACCTGGAGGCTGCGGTCAGCATTCTCCACCCCAAGCAGCCCCAGCAGAAGGTCCTGGTGCGGCGGGTCAGTCTTGCCTGGACGGGCCCGCCGGGACGCCTGAAGCTGTCTGGCCGCCTCACCCTGCGGCCCGAGGAGCTCCAGCTTCTGGAGCTGGCCCTAAGATTGGACGAGACCCTCCTTCTGAAGGGAAGCGGGCAGGGGTGGAGTGGCGAGGCCCCCGGGGTCCGGCTGGCGATGGAGATGGGGCCGCTGGCCGGGGAGACCCTGGCGCGCTTTTGGCCGCAGTGGCCGGCGGCGTGGCCGTTGGCGGGCAGGGTCCAGGTGGAAGGAGGGCTGTCGGGCGGCAGCTTCACCGCGGAGCTCACCCTGGCCGGCTCCCCTCTGGCCCTGCAAGGCCGGCTGCTGCGGGAGCCGGGCACCTGGGCCTATGCCCTGGACCTGGCGGCGCCGGCGCTGCCGGTGGAGTGGCTTGGCCCCTGGCGGCCGGAGTGGGTGGCAAGAGCATCCGACCTGCCGCCCCTCAACCTGCGCCTGGTGGGGAAAGGGGCGGGCTTCACCTGGCCTCCGGAGAGACTGGATTGGGAGCTCACCCTGGGAGCCGTGGCGTGGCGGGGGGTGAAGGTGGAGGCCGCCCGGGGGACCCTGACGGGGAACAGCCGGGAACAGGCCCTGACCATGAGCGGCCGGGGCAGCTTCGGCCGCCTGGCCGCCACCCTCAAGGGCCCTCTCCTGACTGCCTGGCGGGGGGATGTGGACCTGGAGGCGCAGGATTTGCTGCCGGGGCTCCTGGGTCTGGCGACGCCCCCGGATACCCGGATGAGCGGCCGCTTTCGGGGCACATTTCACCTACCCGAGATGGATGCACGACGCCTCACCCTGGCCGGGGACCTGAGGGGCAGCGGCCGCTGGGGGAACTTACCGGTGCAGGAACTCAAGGCCCGGTTGGCCTGGGCCGCCCCGCGGCTGGAGGTCCGGGAGGCGGCGCTCACGGCCGCGGGCCTGACGGCCACCGGCCAGGGCCGCGTCAGCCCCCAGGAGCTGGAGGCCAAGGTGCAGGGGAGACTGCGCGGCCCGGTTTCCTGGCTTCCGGGGCCGCGCTTCTCCCAGGCCGCCTTTGACCTGGCGCTCAGCGGCTCCGTCTCTCAGCCCCGGGCGGTGCTCACTGCCCAGGTTCAGGGGCTGACGGGGGGCGGGCTGGCGGCCCGCAGCCTCAACGTGGCCGGCACCCTGAGCGGATGGCCGCCCGCCGCCGGTCAGCTCACCCTGACGGCCACCGGCCTCACCACGCCCGTGGCCCCCTTCCCCCGGGCCCAGATGCTCCTTAGGGGGGAGAATCACCGCTGGCACCTGGAGGGGACAGCCTCCGGGGAAGGGAAAAACCGGGTGGAGCTGGCCGGGCTGCTGGAGACGGGGGGCCGCCCCGTGCTCTTCACTCTGAGCCGCTTCGCCTTCAGCCTGGGACAGCTGACCGGCCGGGCCCAGGACCCGGTCCGGCTGGCGGTCCTGCCCGGCGTGCGCCTGGAGCCGGCCGTCTTTCTCCTCAACGGCGGCCGCCTGGAGGCCGAAGGACGCTTCACGGAGGGGGCCGTGACGGCCCGGGTGGACGCCCGGGATCTGCCTGCCGGCCTGGTGGGGTTCAAAGGGGTGCCCCTGAAGGGCAAGATCCAGCTTAAGGCGGGCCTTGGCGGCACCCCGGCCCGGCCCACCCTCACTGCGGTGGCCTCCCTCAGTGAGGGGGGCTGGGGGAAGCTGGAGGTAAAGCAGGCCAGGGCCTCCCTCTCCTATGGTGACGGCACCCTCAGCCTGTCCGGGACGCTGGAAGAGGCCCGCCGGGGCTCCCGCCTGAGCCTCGAGGGCCGTCTGCCGTGGCGCCTGTCCCTGACGCCCTGGGCTGTGGGCCGGGGTGAGGGGGACCTCAGGGTAACCCTCAGCGGGGAGAAATTCAATCTGGCGGTGCTCCCGGCCTTGACCCGGGAAGTCACCGAAGCCGATCTGCCCCTGGAGTTTCAGGCCCTCTGGGAGGGTCCCGCCGCCCGCCCCCGGGTGCGGGGCAACGTGCGCTGGGCGGAGGGCTACGTCAATTTCCGCCTCGGGGGCGCCCGCTATCAGGTGAGCCCGGGCAGCGCCCAGCTGGAGGGGAGCACCCTCACGGTGCCGGAGCTGCTCCTCACCAGCGACGGCACGGCCCGCATCCGGGGCACCCTCGCCCTGGAGGGCTTCTGGCCCGGTCAGGTCAATCTGCGGGGAGAGCTCATCAATTTCAAGGCCCTCTCCCGGTTGGGGTCCGAAGCCCGGGGGGAGGGCAGCCTCACTGTCACCGGCCCGTTTGAGGCCCTCCTGGTGGCAGGCCGGCTTACTGTCACTCAGGCGGTCTTCCGGCCGCTCTTCTTTGAGACGGGGATCTCCGAGGACATCGTGCTGGTGCGCCAGCCCAAAGTGCCGGAAAACGGCCGTCCCCAGGCCCCGGCCTTCATCCGCAACGCCCGCATGGACATCACCCTGGATGCCCCCAAAAACATCTGGGTGCGGGACAAGCGGGCCAATCTGGAGCTGGGGGGGCGCCTGCTGGCCTTCAAGGAGCCGGAGGGCCCGGTGAGGGTGCGGGGCGAAATGCGGGTGCTCACCGGCACCGTGGAGGTGCACGGCAAGCCCTTCGTCGTCAAGGAGGGCATCATCCATTTACCGGGCCGGCCTCCGGAGCTCATCACCGTGAAAGGCAGGGCGGAGCATCAGATGGAGGAGGTGCTCCTCATCCTGGAGATGACCGGGCCCTTGGCCAAACCGGAGATCCGCCTGGCCAGCCTGCCGCCCCTGCCGCCGGCGGACCTCCTCTCGTATATGGCCTTCGGGCAGCGGGCCGCCACCCTGACCCGGGAGCAGTACAGCTCCGTAGGGGCCCAGGCCGTGGGGCTCATCGGCGGGCTGACCACCAAAAAACTCCTGGATTTTCTGGGCAAGGATTTCCCCCTGCTGGGGGACCTCTATTTCACCGGCGGCCCCGAGCGGGTGGGGGTGGGGAAGCCCATCACCCGGGATCTCAGGCTCTCCTTTGAGCGGGTGACTGATCCCCTGACCCGGAGCGCGGCCGAGAATCAGGTGCGCCTGGAATACCGTCTCGGCCGGCGGGTCAGTGTGGAATCCCAGGTGGGGCGGCGCACCTCCGGAGTGGATGTGTTCTGGAATTTTGATTTTTAAGTGGCAGGGCCCGGGGGCCATCACTCACCCCCGGGCCGGTTCGGGAATTACTGGTTCCCGCGGCGGCCGCCCTGGCCGGCCCAGCGGGGCACCCCCTGGGCATCCCGGAGGGTCATCACCTGCCCGCCCTTTTTCACTTCCCGGGCGATGAGCACCTTGCCGCCCTGGAAATCCACCCGGGAGCCGGTGATCTCCACCTGATCCCCTTTGCTGAGCTTCACTCCCTGCTGATCCACAAACCAGCTGGGGCCCAGATGCACGGTGAGGGTCTCCTGCCCGGTCTTC contains these protein-coding regions:
- a CDS encoding translocation/assembly module TamB domain-containing protein, translated to MRWLKMAALGVGLLTVLVAAGLGLALRSEAIWTWGGQRLVALAQERLYPSLSVAEVKGHPLTGLTFTGIRLTAPEGEVLRAERLELTFSLWSFVRLRPILSRVAVYQPQVQLWWAPDGQVNLSRVLKPRPPPPFRSLDFPEVVVSGGEVTVRRDGRLQRYGPVDLEAAVSILHPKQPQQKVLVRRVSLAWTGPPGRLKLSGRLTLRPEELQLLELALRLDETLLLKGSGQGWSGEAPGVRLAMEMGPLAGETLARFWPQWPAAWPLAGRVQVEGGLSGGSFTAELTLAGSPLALQGRLLREPGTWAYALDLAAPALPVEWLGPWRPEWVARASDLPPLNLRLVGKGAGFTWPPERLDWELTLGAVAWRGVKVEAARGTLTGNSREQALTMSGRGSFGRLAATLKGPLLTAWRGDVDLEAQDLLPGLLGLATPPDTRMSGRFRGTFHLPEMDARRLTLAGDLRGSGRWGNLPVQELKARLAWAAPRLEVREAALTAAGLTATGQGRVSPQELEAKVQGRLRGPVSWLPGPRFSQAAFDLALSGSVSQPRAVLTAQVQGLTGGGLAARSLNVAGTLSGWPPAAGQLTLTATGLTTPVAPFPRAQMLLRGENHRWHLEGTASGEGKNRVELAGLLETGGRPVLFTLSRFAFSLGQLTGRAQDPVRLAVLPGVRLEPAVFLLNGGRLEAEGRFTEGAVTARVDARDLPAGLVGFKGVPLKGKIQLKAGLGGTPARPTLTAVASLSEGGWGKLEVKQARASLSYGDGTLSLSGTLEEARRGSRLSLEGRLPWRLSLTPWAVGRGEGDLRVTLSGEKFNLAVLPALTREVTEADLPLEFQALWEGPAARPRVRGNVRWAEGYVNFRLGGARYQVSPGSAQLEGSTLTVPELLLTSDGTARIRGTLALEGFWPGQVNLRGELINFKALSRLGSEARGEGSLTVTGPFEALLVAGRLTVTQAVFRPLFFETGISEDIVLVRQPKVPENGRPQAPAFIRNARMDITLDAPKNIWVRDKRANLELGGRLLAFKEPEGPVRVRGEMRVLTGTVEVHGKPFVVKEGIIHLPGRPPELITVKGRAEHQMEEVLLILEMTGPLAKPEIRLASLPPLPPADLLSYMAFGQRAATLTREQYSSVGAQAVGLIGGLTTKKLLDFLGKDFPLLGDLYFTGGPERVGVGKPITRDLRLSFERVTDPLTRSAAENQVRLEYRLGRRVSVESQVGRRTSGVDVFWNFDF